The sequence ATAGATATTAGGCCTACTTATGAAACTGCTTTTCCGTTCAATTTTTGGAATATCGGCCTTTCAGACTTTTGACGCTTCAAAATAATGGACTCTAAACTAACAATTACGTTTTGAAAGTATCACGTACCACAAGTAatacgtgaaaaaaaaaactaacatatTAATAACATGTGAAATTACTTCTTAGTTTTTCTTCTatcatttttaaagtattattattaaaaggtaAATATTAACCTAGTAACTAACACATTAATTAGTTTGGTTATTAATGGCACGAACGATAAAATGTGCATTAACCAAGTGTTCGTTCGTCTGTAAGGTCTACAGTTGTGAACCGATTTCAAACTCGCCATGCAACTTTGGAACTCCCCAACCCACGGCCAGCAACACACAGTTAGACTTCTGTCTGGAGTCGGCAGTATACTGGATATTGCGATTTGTACTATACGTTTTGGTTCTTAGGAAAATGGGTCGTAACATACGCTAAAATACATAGCCACTTTAATTTCTTGTTACCCATGCAACCAGCtagtaaattataaatgtttgctACTACACGTAAATCTTACGTTTCGCTcacttctattttattttgataaacagcAAATGTACACATTAAAACATAACAGTGCCGATAAAAACACTTGGGAATTGTTCCGAGTGTGGAATTAACTTGGTGATGATTTATAAAATGAGGATTATTTTGACGAGAGGAGAAGAAACTGGCGGTTTTCACCACGTGGTTAGCTCTCAGTGTAGTGATTGATCTACAGTGCcttaaaattgaattttgtttgtttgttgttcaatgGACGATATATTTTACCATCAGTAGCTAATTTCGTAGCCGAGTCTTCGTCGAAATGCTAACGAAAGCAAGTGATCCAGTTAAACATGGGCAGTCTGCGGTGTTAGTAAGTGACATAAACCTCATGTTCAAACTACTTTCTGCTGCTGAAAAGGGCAGAAGTTCTAAAAATGGGCATGAGGGTGATGTTTTCCCCACATCGATGCTTGAGGCTGTTCCAGCGGAAGTTGCGACTCACAAGACTAACCCAGAAGGTCATGTGACAATGCGCTTCCATTTCGATTTCAGGTGTGTCAGAGAGAcgattaagaaactaaaaacatgCGGTTATTATTACAAGAGTTTATCATGGCAACAGGCATCGAAACTGCTGCAAAATAAACAGGTAGGGACGTTTTCATTACGAGACAGTGCGAACCCATGTTTCCTTTTTGCCGTTAGTGTACAGACGGAAAGAGGCCCGACAAGTGTGAGAATACATTATTCCCACGGACAATTTCGTCTAGATTGCCCCGACCCGCTCGTGCCCTGCATGTCTTTATTCGAATGTGTTCTACAACTGGAAGAATATTTCGTTCGTTTGAGCCAGTCGGTGAAGGCGGCTTTCTGTGTATGGCTAAACGACTCGGGTCAGCAGGATGTCTGAGTTCGGTTGTATCGACCATTGTATAAATATGTTCTGTCGCTTCAACATTTGTGTCGTCTGACCGTCAATCAAAGGCTACAAGCACGTGCTGATCCCACACTCGGCTCGTGGCTCGTAGACGATACCATCGACACGTTAGAACTACCAAAAACTGTGAAATCTCATCTTAGAAGATACCCTTATCTCTATTAATACATTCTCCGTGGCCTGTCGACTGTCACCTTAAATATATTGTAgcatttacataattatttaaaacctaaaaatgGAGGTTGGACCAATCAGCAAAAATGTGATAAAAGTGtattaaaaaacttaattacGCTCGGTCTGTCAActggtttcatttgtttttgaaacgTACACTTAACTGGAGTTCCTGGAAAGAGATTCTAGAGCATGGATGAAGTTATGTCATGGTGTATAATCGCAGTCACATGATACTGTAGAATCCAGATCTGGCTGGTAAAAATCAAAGTTACTTGTACATTGTAGTAATGTGTGGAAGAATAACtggtaaaaatatttacagcaaGAAAGGGCCCTCAAATAAggctcttgttttttgtttgttagtttttacatgaaggttaaaataaaattttaagttcaGTCACCGTATTATTTGTAAGGGCAACATTAGAGGAACCTGTTACCACTTTAAACAAGTGTTGCGATTCACTGACATAAccatttgtatgttttgttttcatagagTATCCCAAAACAGatctaaaattaaagaaattacatGCTTGatccatttatttaaaaacatggaggtgtaaattaaattttaagattcACAATagtgtaaaacaaagaaacaactctAAGCTAACAGAAGCAGCCAGTTAAACTATCATATTTCATGAGTTACTGCGTCatactaaataaaacactaacattgattGCAGTTAACTGAAAGCGAGGGAATAGCATGAAACATTAATGTTTTGTGAGCGTGTTATAATACCACAAAATTACTAGACATAACTTTCCATACAGCATTTGGCGTTAAAAACTTCCGTTTTTCAGGTTTCAAAAGTTGTGTTTTCATAAGTggcatttctttaaatacaatatttgaaaGAATTTGTTGCTGTTTAAGAGCTAACAACCCTTTCGaccacaaaataaaatgtacacaTAACATCTGAAAGTATCATTTATGCGACTTATTAAGAATAAACAGAGGTCCATCCTAGGTGTGACACCTGGCGGTATAAAGACTGATGTACGAGACACAgaacgattgtttgtttctttgctttgttttaaaaactgaaatatttttcttaagtttCAAACTATAGAGTGATACAtctgctatctgcgctagccgtccctaacttagcagtgtaagactagagggaaggcagctagtcattaccacccaccgcaaactcttgtgctactcttttaccaactaatagtgggattgaccgtcacataataacgctcccacggctgaaagggcgagcatatttgttgtaaccgtgattcgaacccgcgaccctcagattacgaatcgaacgccttaacccacctgcccatgcagGCTGTAGAAGGAACACAGAGAATGGAAGTAGTAGTTTTTCCTGTGCGTGAGTAGATTCTAAAAGTAACagggaaaatattttatcagaatattttgtttgtagtatCTTCTTGCCTACAGGTCagtgaattttatattaaatggtTTATAGTTAGTCAATATTTAAACCTAATTCCTTATTTACCAATTCTTTAAATGACTTGTCTTCCCTCAAGAAACGGTGAAGTTCTACTAAGCACCAACAAAGCACATTGAAAATACAGTTAAgtcattaatacataaataaaacctCAAAGTATCCATTAGCTTCGGTAAGTTGTAGTGTAAAACCAATAAGTACCGAATTAGTAggcttagaaatatatatattattgtgtacCACACCCGAAACACCAACAGAATATTTCTTATACATGACTCTCCTATCGAGATACTAAATATTTGAGCTAACAAAAAGGTGTGATATGCGTACAATGTTACACACGTGACATCGACGCCGgtcgtgcctaatttagcagtaataaagGGAACAACATCGAGACCGGAGGCACTACTTTACTAACCAGCAGTGTGATTAATCTTTTCATTATAAGGGGATGATGGGGATTCTCACCCACGACCTTCAAATTGTGAGATGAAAGCCTGAACAACAAGGCGAAGCTAAGCCCTCTGGGAAAaccttatattataataattttctatgtacacacatttatataaaaacaggTTTGTTtcgttaaatatataaaaaacctGAAGACCCCGT comes from Tachypleus tridentatus isolate NWPU-2018 chromosome 12, ASM421037v1, whole genome shotgun sequence and encodes:
- the LOC143235677 gene encoding cytokine-inducible SH2-containing protein-like, whose translation is MLTKASDPVKHGQSAVLVSDINLMFKLLSAAEKGRSSKNGHEGDVFPTSMLEAVPAEVATHKTNPEGHVTMRFHFDFRCVRETIKKLKTCGYYYKSLSWQQASKLLQNKQVGTFSLRDSANPCFLFAVSVQTERGPTSVRIHYSHGQFRLDCPDPLVPCMSLFECVLQLEEYFVRLSQSVKAAFCVWLNDSGQQDV